The following proteins are encoded in a genomic region of Arachis stenosperma cultivar V10309 chromosome 4, arast.V10309.gnm1.PFL2, whole genome shotgun sequence:
- the LOC130977065 gene encoding LOW QUALITY PROTEIN: tubulin beta chain-like (The sequence of the model RefSeq protein was modified relative to this genomic sequence to represent the inferred CDS: inserted 1 base in 1 codon), translating into MREILHIXGGQCGNQIGAKFWEVICDEHGIDHTGKYSGDSELQLERINVYYNEASGGRYVPRAVLMDLEPGTMDSVRSGPFGQIFRPDNFVFGQSGAGNNWAKGHYTEGAELIDSVLDVVRKEAENCDCLQGFQVCHSLGGGTGSGMGTLLISKIREEYPDRMMLTFSVFPSPKVSDTVVEPYNATLSVHQLVENADECMVLDNEALYDICFRTLKLATPTFGDLNHLISATMSGVTCCLRFPGQLNSDLRKLAVNLIPFPRLHFFMVGFAPLTSRGSQQYRALTVPELTQQMWDAKNMMCAADPRHGRYLTASAMFRGKMSTKEVDEQMINVQNKNSSYFVEWIPNNVKSSVCDIPPKGLKMASTFIGNSTSIQEMFRRVSEQFTAMFRRKAFLHWYTGEGMDEMEFTEAESNMNDLVAEYQQYQDATADEEEEYEEEEEEAAA; encoded by the exons ATGAGAGAAATCCTTCACA CAGGGGGGCAGTGCGGTAACCAGATCGGTGCCAAGTTCTGGGAAGTCATTTGCGACGAGCACGGAATTGACCACACCGGGAAGTACAGCGGCGACTCTGAGCTTCAGCTCGAGCGCATCAACGTCTATTACAATGAGGCAAGTGGCGGAAGGTACGTTCCACGCGCCGTCCTCATGGATCTGGAGCCGGGAACCATGGATTCCGTTAGATCCGGTCCGTTCGGGCAGATCTTTAGGCCTGATAACTTCGTTTTCGGGCAGTCCGGGGCTGGTAACAACTGGGCGAAGGGACATTACACTGAGGGAGCTGAGCTTATTGATTCCGTTCTTGATGTTGTCAGGAAGGAGGCAGAGAATTGCGATTGCTTGCAGG GGTTTCAAGTTTGCCACTCCTTGGGAGGTGGTACCGGCTCAGGAATGGGAACACTTCTCATCTCGAAGATTAGGGAAGAGTACCCAGATCGCATGATGTTGACTTTTTCTGTCTTCCCTTCCCCCAAGGTATCTGACACAGTTGTGGAGCCATACAATGCCACACTTTCTGTGCATCAGCTTGTTGAAAATGCTGATGAATGCATGGTCTTGGATAATGAGGCTCTCTATGACATTTGCTTCCGGACATTGAAGCTTGCCACTCCAACAT TTGGCGACCTTAACCACCTAATTTCCGCTACCATGAGTGGAGTTACTTGTTGTCTACGTTTCCCGGGGCAACTTAACTCTGATCTCCGAAAGCTTGCTGTCAACCTTATCCCATTCCCTCGTCTCCACTTCTTCATGGTTGGGTTTGCACCCTTAACATCAAGAGGATCCCAGCAGTACCGTGCTTTGACTGTGCCTGAGTTGACTCAGCAAATGTGGGATGCCAAAAATATGATGTGTGCTGCTGACCCACGCCACGGTCGCTATTTGACAGCATCAGCAATGTTCCGTGGTAAGATGAGCACCAAGGAAGTAGATGAGCAGATGATTAATGTGCAGAACAAGAACTCATCTTACTTTGTTGAGTGGATTCCTAACAATGTCAAGTCCAGCGTGTGTGATATCCCACCCAAGGGTCTCAAGATGGCATCCACCTTCATTGGTAACTCAACCTCAATTCAGGAGATGTTCAGGAGAGTTAGCGAGCAGTTCACAGCTATGTTCAGGCGCAAGGCTTTCTTGCACTGGTACACTGGGGAAGGAATGGACGAAATGGAATTCACCGAGGCCGAAAGCAACATGAATGATCTGGTTGCTGAGTACCAGCAATACCAGGATGCTACTGCTGATGAGGAGGAAGAGtatgaagaggaagaagaggaggcTGCTGCTTAA